GCGACGCAATGCTCTCGATCAACACGCCCTCGTATCACAACGGCTTCCTCTGGCGCGACGATCGTTGGGCCTTCATTCAATACTCCGAGGACGCATCGAAGGGCATCGAACTCTACGACATGGAAGCCGACCCGTTGCAACGTCGAAACCTGGCCCGCGACCCGGCCCATCGCGAACAGGTCGATTCCTTCAAGGCGAAGATCGCCGCCCGGCTGCGCGAGATCCGGACCAACGATCTGGGGCTGAATTGAGAAGGTGGATGCCCGGCTTGGCGCGACGTCGGCGTCCAATCACTCTTGGCTTTGACGACCGCGCTCGGATCTGATAGATTGGATCTTGAAGAATTGAATAGAAACGGAACGATGGTCGGAGCGGATCGGCCGCCCGGCGCACGCATTCGTCATTTGAACCAAGTCGCATTCGCAGGAATTTTTCGGAGGACTGTTTGATTCGCCCAGTTAAGGAGGAACCCGCCTCGGGCTTCCGCTCGATGGGCCTGAGCCCGACCATGCTGAAGGCCCTGGCGCTCGCCAGGTATCACACCCCCTCGCCGATCCAAGCCGAGTTCATCCCCCACGCCCTTGACGGTTCCGACGTCCTGGGTCAGGCCCAAACGGGGACCGGCAAGACGGCCGCCTTCGGTATCCCTCTCATCGAGATGCTTGAAGCACGAGGCCGCGGGCCCCAGGCCATCATCCTGGCGCCGACCCGCGAACTCACCCAGCAGATCGTCGTCGAGCTGAAGAAGCTGTGCGCCAATCGCGCCGACGTCTCTGTCTGCGGACTCTACGGCGGCGAGCCCATCGAGCGTCAGATCCGCGCGCTGAGCCGCGGGATCGACATCGCCGTTGGGACGCCCGGCCGGGTGCTCGACCATATGGAGCGCCACACGCTGTACCTTGGGGACATCTTCCACCTGGTCCTCGACGAGGCCGACCGGATGCTCGACATCGGGTTCCGGCCGGACATCGAGCGGATCATGAAGAAGCTTCCCGTCCCCCACCAGACGCTGCTCCTCTCCGCGACCATCAGCCCGGAGATTCGCACGCTCACCCACCGCTACATGCACGACCCGGTCGAGCTGAACCTGTCGACGGACGAGCCTTCGGTCGAGAAGATCCAGCAGTTTTATATCTCGGTCAACCACGACCGGAAGATGGAGCTGCTCGTCCACCTGCTGAAGCGTGACAAGCCCCGCCAGTGCATCGTCTTCACCCGCACCAAGCGCGGCGCCGACCGGCTGGCCGAGCGGTTGCGGCGGACGGTTCCCGGCGTGGCGGCCATCCACGGCGACCTCGCCCAGACGGCCCGCGACCGCGTCATGTCCGGCTTCCGCGCGGGGACGATCCCGATCCTGGTCGCCACCGACGTCGTCGGCCGCGGCATCGACGTCGCCGGTATCAGCCACGTCGTCAACTACGACATCCCCGACGACCCGGAGAACTACGTCCACCGCATCGGCCGCACCGGCCGCATGGGTAAGGACGGCGTCGCCTACCTGTTCGTCGGCCCCGATCAGGGCGATCCCTTGACCGAGATCGAGGCGCTCATCAACAAGGTGATCCCGGCTCACAACGTCGAGGGTTTCGAGGTCGTTCGGCCTTCGGCCGGCGCCCCCAAGGCTCGCGAACTGTTCAACACCGTGACCAACCGCTCGTTCGCCGGTCGCTGAGCTTCCTCGCTTCGTTCATTCCCACCATCGGCCGCCGGAGCGCCCGAGGGCTTCAAACAGCTCCCGGGCGTCGTCTTGCAGGCGGCCCGCCTCCTCTGGTTTCTCGCCGCCGGCCGTTCCTGGGGCGGCGAAGAGGGCGTGATCGCAACGCGCGGCCATCACCGCCGCGCGGCGAGCCATCTCGTCCGACCTGCTGACGCGCGCCACCGCCTCGGCCGCCTCCCTGGGCGTCAAGGCCCCCGGCGGCCGGCCGACGCCGATCCGTGCGTATTCCGCAATCGCGTCGAGCGTTTCACGCGCCACATTTTCCTCAGACGCTTCCCCCAGCTTTCGCGCCGCTTCGACGGCGAACCGTCTCGCGCCACGGCGATGACCGGGGAACGACTTCCGCAGGACATCGGCCACTCGACGGCGCAAGACGATCGCCGTCAGGATCATGGCCGCCATCGCAGCCGCCGTTGAGATCGTCGCGATCCGGCCGGCCGACATCCCCGGCGCAGGGGGGCGGTAGTCGATCCCCTCGGGATTGAAGGCCGGCGCGGCGACGACCTTGAACGGAACGCCCCCCGAGACGTGGGTGACGTATCGTCCGACGCGAGGATCGTACGACGCGATCGAGACCGGCGGCAGGACGACCTCGCCCGCCTGCATGGCGCGGATGCGATAGACGAACGCCCGCGACGGAGGCTCGTCGACGGTCTCGTCCGGCAGGTCGCCGACGCGGGGCTCGATCGCCAGCGCGCGGAGCCGGTCGAGATCCGGGCGCGTGGTCATCCCCCACGCGCCGGGGCCTTCGACGCGGATCCGATAGAGAGCTTCCTGACCGACGCGGACCTGCGCCGGTTGGACCTCGGCGGAGGCCTTGAAATCGCCGACGCCCCCGAGGAACCCGGGCGGTCGGCCGGCGATCGGGGGAGGGTCGATGGTCAGGCGGATCGGCGCGCTGCGACCCGTGCGATCGCCCAGCCGAGCGGTGATCGGCGGGACGTCGAGCCGGCCGGGGGCGGTCGCGACCAGTCGCAGCCGAGTCGTGAACAGGTTGTCGCTGGCCACGGCGCCGCCGATGGCGGTCACGCTGGTGGGCCGGAACGTCTCCTCCACGACCCACATCCGCGCGTCTTTGAGCGCGGGCCACTCTAGCTTCGGCCGCTTGTCCTGCGCCGGGACGTCGACGAAAACGTCCGCCCCCTGCCCCGCCAGCACGCGGTCGGAACGGACCCGGACGCGGACGAGCAGGTCTTCCCCGAGGCAGCTAGGGGCGAGGGCAAGGAATGCGAACACCGCAAGCACCAGGCTGTGGCCCGGCGTCGGCGAGAACCAAACGCCGCCGGCAGGTCTGCGGCCGGCGGGCGTCGTGTTCACTTGTCGCCAGGCTTGGCCTTGCCCCCCTTCTTGGGAGGCGCGGGAGCCGGAGCGGGAGCGGGAGGGTGGGCTTTCTTGGCATTGGCCGGCGGAGCCTTTTCGGGCTCCTTGGCCTTGGGAGCGGCCTTGGGCTTCTCCTCGGCCGGGGCCGCCGTCTTGGCCGCCTTGGGGGCGGGCTCGTCCTTGGCGGGGGCGGATTTGGCCGGCTTCCCCGTGTGGATCCATCGGGGGGCCTTGGGGTCGTTGGCGATGGCCGGATCGTGGGCCATCTCTTCGAGGAGGTCGACGAACTCGGCGCCGCGGTTCTTGGGGATGGCTCGTTCGACGAGCCCACGGAGTGCGGCGACGTCCTCCTCGTGGAGGCCGAGACTCTCCAGCGCCTGGCGGGCGGCGTTGTCGATGGGGATGGCGTGGCCGCCCAGGGCCTGCTGGATGACGGTGGCGACGACGTAGTCCGAGCCGAACGCCTCGTAGACCTGAAGCGTCTTGAGGGCCTCCTTCAGAGGCTTCTTGGCGAGCGCTTCCAGCGAGGTGAAGCTGTAGGTCTTCTCGAAGAGCTGGCGGAGGAACTTCCGGATGCGATGGGCGCGGCCGGTCGGGTCGGGGACGTCGGCGAGGGTTTCCTGGACTTCCTCGATCGGGCTGACGCGGACCTCGTTCCAGTCGAAGAACTGGTCCTTGAAGCGCGAGAGGGCCTGGTTGGCCTGCTCGCGAGTGGTCCCTTCGTGGCAGATCCCATAGACGACCGCGTCGATCACCGGGAGCCGGCTCGGCGCGGGGCCGGCCTTGGGCTTGTACCGCTTCTTGAGATAAGCCTGGAGATCGGCGAGATACTGGGTCTTGCTTTGAGTCGCCATGAACCTGTCGGGGGTTGAATGCGCTTGCTTCGAGATGTCTCGTCAGTGAGCGGCCGGTCGGAGGGGCGGTGCGATCAGGAGTGGTCGTCCTGATCGTCGTCTTCCGATCCGTCGTCGGCCTCGGGAGGCTCCACGGCCTCATCGGAGTCGTCGTCGTGGTCGTGGGACTCGGGTCCGGCGCGGGCGTCGGAGGCCACGGCCTCCTCGATCAGTCGGCCCATCTCAACGGATTTCTTGACGCTCTCGTCGAGCTTGAAGCTGAGGATCGGAGTGTATCGGATCTGGAGCCGTGCGGCGACCTTCGCCTGGAGGAATCCCGAGGCGCTTTTGAGGCCTTTCATGGCTGTGCTGCGTTCGCCCGGCGTCCCCATGACGGTGACGTAGACGGTCGCGTTGCGAAGGTCGTGGGAGACCTCGACGCGCAGGATCGTGACGCCCTGCACGCGTGGGTCGGACACCTCGAACAGGACGGCCGAGGCGACCACCTCGCGAATGGCTTCGGCGATGCGGAGGCTGCGGTGGGAGGGCATCGGGATGGAATTCCTGGGTCGGTCGATCAATCGGCGGCGCGCGGGGCGCGGCCCCCGCGCGCCGATCGGGCCGGCCGGTGAGAAACCGGCGGGCTCGGTCGGCGGCGGGGGCCGCAACCGTGGGCGTTACAGGGTGCGACGGATCACGTCGACGCGATAGGCCTCGATGACGTCGTCGAGCTTCACGTCGTCGAAGTTGGCGATCTTGATGCCGCACTCGAAGTTCTGCTGGACTTCCTTGGCATCGTCCTTGTGCCGCTTGAGGGCCTCGACGGCACCCTTGTAGATTTCGCGACCCTCGCGGATCAGGCGAACCTTGGCCGAGCGTTCGATGACGCCCTGGGTGACGAAGCAGCCGGCGACGACGCCGACCTTGGAGATCCGGAAGACCTGACGGACGACCGCCCGGCCCAGGTGGACCTCCTTGATCTCGGGCACGAGCATGCCCTCGACGGCCTTCTTCACGTCGTCGGTGACCTGATAGATGATGTCGTAGCGGCGGATCTCGATGTCCTTCTCGTCCGCCATGGCGATCGCCCGGTCTTCGGGAGCGACGCGGTAGCCGATGATGATCGCCTGCGAGGCGTCGGCCAGGATGACGTCGCTTTCCGTGATCCCGCCCACGCCCCTCAGGAGGATGCGGATGGGGACCTCGGCGTTTTCCAGCTTGTCCAGCTCCTTGACGATCGCCTCGATGGAGCCCTGGACGTCCGCCTTGATGATGAGGTTGAGCGACTTGACCTTCCGCTCGGCCATCTTGTTGTAGAGGTTTTCGAGCGTGACGGTCTGACGTTCAGCCTGGGCGGCGTCGCGGGTGCGGAGGCGGCGGGCCTCGGCGACCTCGCGTGCGCGGGTGACGTCGTCGACGACGGCGAAGTTCTCGCCGGCGACGGGGACGACGTCGAGGCCGGAGATCTCGACGGGGAACGACGGCGGGGCCTCGGTGACTGAGCGGCCGGCGTCGTCGAAGAGGGCCCGAATGCGGCCGTAGCCGTCGCCGCAGACGACGACGTCGCCGACCTTGAGCGTCCCTTCGCGGACCAGCACGGTGGCGATGACGCCGCGGCCCTCGGAGATCGAGGCTTCAAGGCAGGTGCCGGCGGCCGGACGGTTGGGGTCGGCCTTCAGCTCGTGCAGCTCGGCGATGGTTTCGAGCGTGGCGAGCAGGTCGGAGACGCCCAGGCCGGTGGAGGCGGACGTCTTGACGACCTCGACGTCGCCGCCCCATTCCACGGGGTTGAGCCCCTGCTGGGAGAGCTCGCCGTAGATCTTGCTGATGTTGGAGACGTTGTCGACGTTGGGCAGGTCGATCTTGTTGAGGGCCACGACGATCGGGACCTCGGCCGCCTTGGCGTGGGCGATGGCCTCGACCGTCTGGGGCATGACGCCGTCGTCGGCGGCGACCACCAGGACGACGATGTCGGTGACGTTGGCGCCGCGGGCCCGCATGGCGGTGAACGCCTCGTGGCCCGGGGTGTCGACGAAGGTGATCGGCTTGTCGTTGTACTCGACCTGGTAGGCGCCGATGTGCTGGGTGATGCCGCCGCTTTCGCTC
The sequence above is a segment of the Paludisphaera rhizosphaerae genome. Coding sequences within it:
- a CDS encoding DEAD/DEAH box helicase — protein: MIRPVKEEPASGFRSMGLSPTMLKALALARYHTPSPIQAEFIPHALDGSDVLGQAQTGTGKTAAFGIPLIEMLEARGRGPQAIILAPTRELTQQIVVELKKLCANRADVSVCGLYGGEPIERQIRALSRGIDIAVGTPGRVLDHMERHTLYLGDIFHLVLDEADRMLDIGFRPDIERIMKKLPVPHQTLLLSATISPEIRTLTHRYMHDPVELNLSTDEPSVEKIQQFYISVNHDRKMELLVHLLKRDKPRQCIVFTRTKRGADRLAERLRRTVPGVAAIHGDLAQTARDRVMSGFRAGTIPILVATDVVGRGIDVAGISHVVNYDIPDDPENYVHRIGRTGRMGKDGVAYLFVGPDQGDPLTEIEALINKVIPAHNVEGFEVVRPSAGAPKARELFNTVTNRSFAGR
- a CDS encoding BatD family protein, coding for MNTTPAGRRPAGGVWFSPTPGHSLVLAVFAFLALAPSCLGEDLLVRVRVRSDRVLAGQGADVFVDVPAQDKRPKLEWPALKDARMWVVEETFRPTSVTAIGGAVASDNLFTTRLRLVATAPGRLDVPPITARLGDRTGRSAPIRLTIDPPPIAGRPPGFLGGVGDFKASAEVQPAQVRVGQEALYRIRVEGPGAWGMTTRPDLDRLRALAIEPRVGDLPDETVDEPPSRAFVYRIRAMQAGEVVLPPVSIASYDPRVGRYVTHVSGGVPFKVVAAPAFNPEGIDYRPPAPGMSAGRIATISTAAAMAAMILTAIVLRRRVADVLRKSFPGHRRGARRFAVEAARKLGEASEENVARETLDAIAEYARIGVGRPPGALTPREAAEAVARVSRSDEMARRAAVMAARCDHALFAAPGTAGGEKPEEAGRLQDDARELFEALGRSGGRWWE
- a CDS encoding endonuclease; protein product: MATQSKTQYLADLQAYLKKRYKPKAGPAPSRLPVIDAVVYGICHEGTTREQANQALSRFKDQFFDWNEVRVSPIEEVQETLADVPDPTGRAHRIRKFLRQLFEKTYSFTSLEALAKKPLKEALKTLQVYEAFGSDYVVATVIQQALGGHAIPIDNAARQALESLGLHEEDVAALRGLVERAIPKNRGAEFVDLLEEMAHDPAIANDPKAPRWIHTGKPAKSAPAKDEPAPKAAKTAAPAEEKPKAAPKAKEPEKAPPANAKKAHPPAPAPAPAPPKKGGKAKPGDK
- the rbfA gene encoding 30S ribosome-binding factor RbfA, coding for MPSHRSLRIAEAIREVVASAVLFEVSDPRVQGVTILRVEVSHDLRNATVYVTVMGTPGERSTAMKGLKSASGFLQAKVAARLQIRYTPILSFKLDESVKKSVEMGRLIEEAVASDARAGPESHDHDDDSDEAVEPPEADDGSEDDDQDDHS